The Allostreptomyces psammosilenae sequence CGGGCGTCCCGCCCGCCGCCCTGCCGGTCGACCTGCCCGCCGGCCCGCCACCACCGGGCCGCGCGCCCGCAGCCGCCCTACCGCCCGGCCCGGTCATCGCCCGCGCGCCGTGCCCCACCCGTCCGATCGTCAGATCCACCATCAGGCCCTCCCCGGCCGGCGCCACCCGCCGCGCCTCGACCGCAGGCAGCCTACCGGCCGTCATGCCGCATTACCTGGGAGGGAATCGACCGGTCCCGGCCGCGCTGGGAGAGTCGTGGTGTCGCCGCCCCGCCGGGGCCGCGCACACCGCCACCGAGGAAGGGGAACCCCCGTGAACATCGACTTCGACGCCCTGGTCGACCGCTACATCGCCGCCTGGAACGAGACCGACGCGGACCGCCGACTGGCGGCCGTCAGCGAGCTGTGGGCCCAGGACGGCGGCTACACCGACCCGCTCGCCGACGTCACCGGCCCGGCGGCGGTGGCCGAGCTGATCGGCGCGGTACAGCAGCAGTTCCCGGGCCTGGAGTTCCGGCCCGGCCGCGCCGTGGACGGCCACCACAACACCGCCCGCTTCGGCTGGGAGCTGGCGCCGGCCGGCGACGCGGACGCGGAGCCGGTGGTGGTCGGCTTCGACGTCGCAGTCACCGGCCCGGACGGCCGGCTGCGGCAGGTCTACGGCTTCCTGGACCGGGTGCCGGCCGGCGCCTGAACCGCCGGCCCGTCGGCCGCCGGACTTCGGCGGTCGGCCGCCGGACTTCTGCCGTCAGCCGTCCAGCTCGAACCAGACCACCTTGCCGCCCTGCGCCCGGGAGCTCCCCCAACGGGAGGCCACCAGCGACACCAGGGCCAGCCCGCGGCCGTGCTCCTCGTCCGCGTCGGCGAACCGCCGGCGCGGCAGGCGCGGGTCGTCGTCGCCCACCTCGCACCGCAGCATCCCCTCGCCGCGGTGCAGGTAGAGCGTCACCGGGCCCCGCGCGTAGCGGGCGGCGTTGGTGACCAGTTCGCTGACGGCCAGCTGGGTGGCGTCCGACAGGTCGCCCAGGCCCCACTCGCCCAGCGTGCGGCGGACCAGGCGGCGCGCCGCGGAGGCCGCGCGGGCGTCCGGCGTCAGCGCCCAGCGCGCCATGTCCCGGGCCGGCACGCCGTCCAGCGCGGCCACCAGCAGCGCGGCGTCGTCGTCCCGCGGCCCACGGCGCAGGGTGTCCAGCGCCGCCTGGCACAGCTCCTCCGGGCTGGGCCAGCGGAACCCCGGAGCCGCCGGCAGGTGCCCCTCCGGCGGCGCCCCCGCGCTCACTGCCAGCCAGGAACGCAGCTCCTCCAGGCCCTCCTCGGCCCCCCGCGCCCTGGTCTCCACCACGCCGTCGGTGACCAGCACCAGCACGTCCCCCGGGCGGGTGAACACGTCCAACTGCTCGAAGGCCGTCCCGCCCACCCCGATCGGCAGCCCGGGCGGGGGCCGCAGCAGC is a genomic window containing:
- a CDS encoding nuclear transport factor 2 family protein is translated as MNIDFDALVDRYIAAWNETDADRRLAAVSELWAQDGGYTDPLADVTGPAAVAELIGAVQQQFPGLEFRPGRAVDGHHNTARFGWELAPAGDADAEPVVVGFDVAVTGPDGRLRQVYGFLDRVPAGA
- a CDS encoding ATP-binding SpoIIE family protein phosphatase; amino-acid sequence: MRVETGHGDRTGDGTAELLQRILLPGRLPDAAGLRTAHRYLPADRTTGVGGDWYDAVPMVGGRTALVVGDVMGHGPASAAVMGQLRTTTQTLAMLDLPPVEVLHHLDEQAQRLGEGHLSTCLMAVYSPASGRCELSNAGHVPAVWLHADGRSELLRPPPGLPIGVGGTAFEQLDVFTRPGDVLVLVTDGVVETRARGAEEGLEELRSWLAVSAGAPPEGHLPAAPGFRWPSPEELCQAALDTLRRGPRDDDAALLVAALDGVPARDMARWALTPDARAASAARRLVRRTLGEWGLGDLSDATQLAVSELVTNAARYARGPVTLYLHRGEGMLRCEVGDDDPRLPRRRFADADEEHGRGLALVSLVASRWGSSRAQGGKVVWFELDG